Proteins encoded in a region of the Fusarium falciforme chromosome 6, complete sequence genome:
- a CDS encoding Serine/threonine-protein phosphatase 2A 56 kDa regulatory subunit, giving the protein MPQQRRNSSGFNIPTSKELERLPSIYDVPPSQRYVLVMQKIDQCNIIFDFNDASSHVESKEIKRLVLHELLDSITSNTQFMRSYMYSKVFDMLARNLFRPLRPPMLNTPPGVFDLELDAPLFEVAWPHIQIIYELFLCFIRSDDFEADVAKDFVQQGFILQLLELLNSKDPRERDYVKNVLHCIYVKFSTLRSFIRRSINHIFLQFTYETQRFNGIAELLEIMGSIIAGFSMPLKEEHKTLLTCVLLPLHKPTILGRYHPQLSFCIVGFLKKDATLAESVILRLLRFWPKVSSTKEILLLNEVEDIFKVLDSAEFFKFQVPLFRQLAKSMTSQHYQVVERTLCLWNSARFCELVTDSAEVILPIMFGPLFETCECYWNSDLQ; this is encoded by the exons ATGCCCCAACAACGGCGAAACTCGTCCGGCTTTAATATACCCACTAGCAAAGAGCTAGAGCGTCTTCCGAGCATCTACGACGTGCCCCCGAGCCAACGGTACGTCCTTGTCATGCAGAAGATCGACCAGTGCAATATTATCTTCGACTTCAACGACGCGAGCAGCCATGTGGAATCCAAGGAGATTAAGAGACTTGTACTTCACGAGCTCCTTGACAGCATTACTTCTAACACGCAATTTATGAGGTCATACATGTACTCGAAAGTATTCGACATGTTGGCGAGAAATCTTTTTCGACCCTTACGACCACCCATGTTGAATACCCCGCCTGGGGTCTTCGACCTCGAGCTGGACGCGCCACTTTTCGAGGTTGCCTGGCCCCACATCCAGATCATCTACGAGCTCTTCTTGTGCTTCATTAGGAGCGACGATTTCGAGGCAGATGTTGCCAAGGATTTTGTCCAACAGGGCTTCATTCTTCAGCTTCTAGAGCTCCTCAACTCTAAAGATCCCCGCGAGCGAGACTATGTGAAGAACGTCCTTCACTGCATTTATGTCAAATTTTCTACTCTACGATCTTTTATTCGGCGGTCTATTAACCACATTTTCCTCCAATTTACATACGAGACACAAAGGTTCAACGGTATAGCTGAACTACTGGAAATCATGGGCTCTATTATTGCTGGCTTCTCCATGCCCCTGAAAGAGGAGCATAAGACACTCCTGACTTGTGTCTTACTCCCCCTCCACAAACCTACGATCCTAGGCAGGTACCATCCCCAGCTGTCCTTCTGCATCGTTGGATTTCTGAAAAAGGATGCAACACTTGCTGAGTCT GTAATCCTCAGACTGCTACGTTTCTGGCCCAAAGTCAGCAGCACAAAGGAGATCCTCCTCTTGAATGAAGTCGAAGACATCTTCAAAGTCCTGGATTCTGCCGAGTTCTTCAAATTCCAAGTACCTCTCTTCCGCCAACTCGCCAAATCCATGACTAGTCAACACTACCAAGTTGTCGAGCGTACATTGTGCTTATGGAACAGCGCACGCTTCTGCGAGCTCGTCACCGATAGTGCGGAGGTTATCCTTCCAATCATGTTTGGGCCTCTTTTTGAAACCTGCGAGTGTTATTGGAACAG CGATTTGCAGTAG
- a CDS encoding uncharacterized protein (Similar to Saccharomyces cerevisiae YCR105W ADH7 NADPH-dependent medium chain alcohol dehydrogenase with broad substrate specificity) — protein MATQQVFRLPQRTSIQDLQVSTEPVPGPSAQEVLIRIRSVALNFRDYAVATGKYPFPVKDNVVPCSDMSGDVVSVGSRVDDFANGDKVVASFDLKTLYGAMPNWFGSLGGCHDGVLREYISLPSTAVVKIPDTKLSYTQLSAIVCTGTTVWNSLYGNNPLKPGQTVLFLGTGGVSITGLIIAKAAGAKTIITSSSDSKLKYVQEKYGADHVINYKTNPEWSKEVLKITDDHGADYVLENGGAGTIAESINAVAYGGSIAVIGFLAGCPQDRMPDVAALALSKGAVVRGIMVGSKQQLEDVTRFVTARNLDIPVEKVFGFTKEEVTAAFEYLTSGQHVGKVCISLE, from the exons ATGGCTACCCAGCAGGTCTTCCGCCTGCCCCAGCGCACTTCCATTCAGGATCTCCAAGTGAGCACCGAGCCAGTTCCTGGACCTTCTGCGCAGGAAGTTCTTATCCGGATTCGAAGCGTGGCGCTTAACTTTCGAGATTACGCTGTGGCTACTGGGAAATACCCTTTCCCTGTTAAGGACAACGTTGTCCCTTGCTCTGACATGTCTGGAGACGTTGTCAGTGTCGGCAGCCGGGTTGATGACTTCGCCAATGGCGATAAAGTGGTAGCGTCATTCGACCTCAAGACTCTCTACGGAGCGATGCCCAACTGGTTTGGCAGCCTGGGCGGCTGTCATGACGGTGTTCTTCGAGAGTATATCTCTCTGCCTAGCACCGCTGTCGTCAAGATTCCCGACACAAAACTCAGCTACACCCAGCTATCCGCCATTGTATGCACTGGAACGACTGTGTGGAATTCTCTCTATGGCAACAACCCTCTCAAGCCTGGCCAGACTGTGCTATTCCTCG GAACCGGCGGCGTCTCTATCACCGGATTAATCATAGCCAAGGCTGCGGGCGCCAAAACCATCATTACTTCATCATCTGATTCGAAATTGAAGTACGTTCAGGAGAAGTACGGAGCGGACCACGTTATCAACTATAAGACGAACCCCGAGTGGTCTAAGGAGGTCCTGAAGATCACGGATGATCATGGTGCCGACTATGTCCTGGAGAACGGCGGCGCTGGCACTATCGCTGAGAGTATCAACGCTGTGGCTTACGGCGGCTCCATTGCTGTCATTGGGTTCCTTGCTGGCTGCCCGCAAGATAGGATGCCTGATGTGGCTGCCCTCGCTCTGTCCAAAGGCGCTGTCGTTCGAGGTATCATGGTGGGCTCCAAGCAGCAGCTGGAGGATGTTACAAGGTTTGTTACGGCCCGAAATCTTGACATTCCTGTGGAAAAGGTTTTTGGTTTCACCAAGGAGGAAGTCACGGCTGCCTTTGAGTATCTCACCAGTGGCCAGCACGTTGGCAAGGTATGCATCAGCCTGGAGTAG